The following are from one region of the Littorina saxatilis isolate snail1 linkage group LG2, US_GU_Lsax_2.0, whole genome shotgun sequence genome:
- the LOC138960272 gene encoding uncharacterized protein, which yields MEHLMDHVSGDLADFIRQREPANVTEAAELAERFAASKRARKNPVTATGRVEKNTKDIENPEEDSAPVSPVHPNGPFPKRNCYGCGKTGHIRRNCPHSASSFNVRTVTNVRTVVTMPGTTAATSELPTLCDPCSQLSYTPLCTVSINGSQVSALRDTGADGLVIDSSLVKDCNLKQGSQTIRFAAGNVQKTCPTTIVHLESPFFSGNVVAIVADQLTYPVLIGNRIIQPGGETLEVPVYRAKAQPVKIAAITQVQNTREKEPPKTLRMKDSGLGVTREKLIQLQTLDPTLSRVRELAKGRNPTPSGKKGKVKFLWKQGVLHRLFITTEKTFSQVVVPETLRSGILRRYHNVTKTGHLETKKTKNRLWHSFYWPGMEGDIRRYVHSCDVGRRALPKGGLPKAHLGKLPLIDEPFRRIAVDRVGTLTVSERENRYRLITSPFNLYRRPR from the coding sequence ATGGAACACCTGATGGACCATGTGTCTGGGGACCTCGCGGATTTCATCCGGCagcgcgaaccggcgaacgtcACCGAGGCCGCCGAACTAGCTGAGAGGTTTGCTGCATCAAAAAGAGCCAGGAAAAACCCGGTTACTGCGACTGGTCGAGTCGAGAAGAACACGAAGGACATTGAAAATCCTGAGGAAGACTCTGCCCCAGTTAGTCCCGTCCACCCCAACGGCCCTTTTCCCAAGAGAAATTGCTACGGTTGCGGTAAAACTGGGCACATCCGTAGGAATTGCCCGCATTCAGCATCGTCCTTCAACGTGAGGACCGTCACCAACGTGAGAACAGTTGTAACGATGCCAGGAACCACTGCTGCCACATCAGAGTTACCTACCCTTTGTGACCCATGTAGCCAACTTTCGTATACTCCTTTATGCACGGTCAGTATCAATGGATCGCAAGTATCTGCTCTTCGTGACACAGGCGCCGACGGACTGGTTATTGACTCCTCGCTGGTAAAAGACTGTAACCTCAAGCAGGGAAGTCAAACTATTCGTTTCGCAGCAGGGAACGTTCAGAAGACTTGTCCTACTACGATCGTACATTTAGAGTCCCCATTTTTCTCTGGGAACGTTGTAGCTATTGTGGCTGACCAGCTAACATACCCCGTACTCATCGGAAACCGGATCATTCAGCCTGGAGGAGAAACTCTTGAAGTTCCTGTGTACCGGGCGAAAGCTCAACCTGTCAAGATAGCCGCCATTACTCAAGTCCAAAATACGCGAGAAAAAGAACCTCCTAAAACCCTACGGATGAAGGACTCTGGTCTAGGTGTTACCAGAGAGAAGTTGATCCAGCTACAGACGCTTGACCCAACTCTGTCTAGGGTGCGGGAGCTGGCAAAAGGGAGGAACCCTACACCATCTGGGAAGAAAGGAAAAGTGAAATTTCTTTGGAAACAGGGCGTCCTACATCGCCTTTTCATAACCACGGAGAAGACCTTCAGTCAGGTGGTGGTGCCCGAGACTCTTCGTTCGGGTATTTTGAGACGATACCACAATGTTACTAAGACTGGTCATCTTGAGACAAAGAAAACTAAGAATAGACTCTGGCATTCGTTCTACTGGCCAGGGATGGAGGGCGACATCAGGCGTTATGTTCATTCCTGTGATGTTGGCCGTCGAGCTTTACCCAAAGGAGGATTACCCAAAGCTCACCTTGGAAAGTTGCCCCTCATAGATGAACCTTTCCGGAGAATCGCTGTCGACCGTGTTGGCACATTGacagtctcagagagagagaatcgctACAGACTGATCACCAGTCCCTTCAACCTCTACAGAAGACCAAGATGA